Proteins from one Gimesia maris genomic window:
- the dusB gene encoding tRNA dihydrouridine synthase DusB, protein MKPACPPKPDHRPPVCYGALQLESRYLLSPLAGYTNLPFRRIVRELGGVGLATTDLVNARGLLEGSEKTLQLTQTCPEDSPFAVQIFGSEPQQMKDAAQLLESRGVHSIDINMGCPVNRIVKGGAGASMMCRPSDTVSLVQTVVEAVKIPVSVKMRLGWDDSELSAPFFSREFEKVGVVAVAIHGRTREQGFRGVVNHDGIRRVVEAVDSIPVIGNGDVTNVAEADFMLKTTGCAGVSIGRGALANPWIFRQLVQWEQTGTYDPPGNFDDRLELLLRQFRYLLEMTTEKRAISMFRKMGHWYLKSMRVKPAMRHEFQLASNLDEFGQAVRKIAAEGPAVGSRSGVLPEMHIPVPGGPVERW, encoded by the coding sequence ATGAAACCAGCTTGTCCGCCGAAGCCCGATCACCGTCCGCCTGTTTGTTACGGTGCACTGCAGCTGGAATCACGCTATCTGCTGTCTCCGCTGGCGGGGTATACGAATTTACCATTTCGGCGAATTGTGCGCGAACTGGGAGGCGTCGGGCTGGCGACGACTGATCTGGTGAATGCGCGGGGACTGCTGGAAGGGAGTGAGAAAACACTCCAGCTCACCCAGACCTGCCCTGAAGATTCCCCGTTTGCTGTCCAGATTTTCGGAAGCGAACCTCAGCAGATGAAGGATGCGGCGCAGTTACTTGAGTCGCGCGGCGTCCATTCGATTGATATCAACATGGGCTGTCCGGTGAATCGGATTGTGAAAGGGGGCGCCGGGGCCAGCATGATGTGTCGGCCGAGCGATACAGTTTCACTGGTGCAAACGGTGGTCGAAGCAGTCAAGATCCCGGTGTCGGTGAAGATGCGACTGGGCTGGGATGACAGTGAGCTGTCTGCCCCGTTTTTCTCTCGCGAATTTGAAAAAGTGGGTGTGGTCGCGGTCGCCATTCATGGCCGGACCCGGGAACAGGGATTTCGGGGTGTTGTGAATCACGATGGGATTCGCCGTGTGGTGGAAGCCGTCGATTCGATACCGGTGATCGGGAATGGCGATGTCACGAATGTTGCTGAAGCCGACTTCATGTTGAAAACAACTGGATGCGCGGGGGTTTCGATCGGCCGTGGTGCGCTGGCGAATCCGTGGATTTTTCGACAACTGGTACAGTGGGAGCAGACCGGGACATATGATCCACCCGGGAATTTTGATGATCGCCTGGAACTGCTGCTGCGACAGTTTCGTTACCTGCTGGAGATGACCACTGAGAAACGGGCTATTTCCATGTTCCGGAAAATGGGACACTGGTATTTGAAGTCGATGCGCGTGAAACCCGCGATGCGACATGAATTTCAACTGGCATCAAATCTGGATGAGTTTGGTCAGGCGGTGCGAAAAATCGCCGCAGAGGGGCCTGCAGTCGGTTCTCGCAGCGGTGTTCTGCCGGAGATGCATATTCCCGTGCCCGGCGGACCGGTGGAACGCTGGTAA